Proteins encoded by one window of Flavobacterium sp. N502540:
- a CDS encoding amidohydrolase family protein, with protein sequence MENNYKNAHTHIFTMNNAPKNFLELYMPPFLAKGVDNFTNTNLGAWLIRQLASSNKGMAKRYATFLQIGKSKYQTDIFEDLMSRYPNETFQFITLCQNLEYLGVGRSVSGFEGQIEEVIDIKRKYPTNILPFFGLDPRWKSSGAEIQKTVERYFETKIEVGGTYVYPFQGLKMYPSTGHYAFDAKLRKTMEWAADNGVPIMTHTYYLGGIFNYDRDYIKRNLNPVDPYTGNVYGVPKFIEEKGGFFGNLFNGQTRTSCRSSCSYFLEPHSYESMLNTIKDLKICFAHFGGVKQIQVTQGNNKESNQINPYGVLRKNWFSQIQNLMSQHPNVYTDISYDVAECLLKENNELYNVFFDEANKSYGNQILFGTDYFMTEKDSLEQVAVQGFRNYAANAKLQNGNSLWDQMAKNNINSYLESKYYSGKPVIIRSV encoded by the coding sequence ATGGAAAATAATTACAAAAATGCTCATACGCATATATTCACCATGAATAATGCGCCAAAAAACTTCCTGGAATTGTATATGCCACCATTTTTGGCAAAAGGAGTTGATAATTTTACGAATACCAACCTTGGTGCCTGGCTGATCAGACAGTTGGCGAGCAGTAATAAAGGAATGGCCAAAAGATACGCTACCTTCCTTCAAATCGGTAAAAGTAAATATCAGACCGATATTTTTGAGGATTTAATGTCCCGATACCCTAACGAAACATTTCAGTTTATTACCCTATGTCAAAACTTAGAGTATTTAGGTGTTGGCAGATCCGTTAGCGGTTTCGAGGGACAAATAGAGGAAGTGATTGATATCAAAAGAAAATACCCCACGAATATTTTGCCTTTTTTCGGACTTGACCCAAGATGGAAAAGCAGTGGAGCCGAAATTCAGAAAACGGTCGAGCGTTATTTCGAAACTAAAATCGAAGTGGGCGGAACGTATGTATATCCGTTTCAGGGACTAAAGATGTATCCAAGTACCGGACATTATGCTTTTGACGCAAAACTTAGGAAGACCATGGAATGGGCTGCCGACAATGGTGTTCCGATAATGACACACACCTATTATTTGGGCGGAATTTTTAATTATGACAGAGATTATATCAAACGAAATCTTAATCCTGTTGATCCCTATACCGGAAATGTGTATGGAGTGCCTAAATTTATTGAGGAGAAAGGAGGTTTCTTTGGAAATCTCTTTAATGGACAAACGCGGACTAGCTGTAGAAGCAGCTGCTCGTACTTTCTCGAGCCACATTCGTACGAATCTATGCTGAATACTATTAAAGATCTTAAAATATGTTTTGCACACTTTGGTGGTGTGAAGCAAATACAAGTAACACAAGGGAATAATAAAGAGAGCAATCAAATCAATCCTTACGGGGTGTTAAGAAAAAACTGGTTCAGTCAGATACAAAACCTGATGTCTCAGCATCCAAACGTATACACAGACATATCGTATGATGTAGCAGAATGTCTTTTAAAAGAAAATAATGAGCTTTATAATGTGTTTTTCGATGAGGCTAATAAATCTTATGGCAATCAAATATTGTTTGGAACCGATTATTTTATGACGGAAAAAGACAGTTTGGAACAAGTGGCGGTGCAGGGATTTAGAAATTATGCAGCGAATGCCAAGCTTCAAAATGGGAACTCGCTATGGGATCAAATGGCAAAGAATAATATTAATAGCTATTTAGAGAGTAAATACTATTCCGGAAAGCCTGTAATTATTCGCTCTGTTTAA
- a CDS encoding phytanoyl-CoA dioxygenase family protein has translation MTDSLTVLEKLWKRTLQPDGSTVQTDNETWNAEIKALFQLGIGMEDTLQYLYFEKPDFDTFKIWISNRKRNINYESEGITTDVLSQEDLEFWNENGYVVLKNAISEKDCEDTQRAIWDFLQMDPFKEETWYERHEDQKGLMLNFSDHETLNRNRFSTKIKRAYEQLYHTDQIYKTIDKVSFNPPETKDFTFLGSPLHWDMSLRQPIQFEIQGLLYLTDCGPEDGAFHCVPGFHNKIDDWLNNLDPNVNPREEAIKTLKSEPVLGKAGDFIIWNSALPHCATPNKGQNPRMVQYLTYLPNDHNIAGEWI, from the coding sequence ATGACAGACTCACTAACTGTTCTTGAAAAGTTATGGAAACGCACTTTACAGCCGGACGGTTCAACCGTTCAGACTGATAACGAAACCTGGAATGCAGAAATTAAGGCCTTGTTCCAATTGGGTATTGGTATGGAAGACACTTTACAGTATTTGTATTTTGAAAAACCTGATTTTGATACTTTTAAAATATGGATCAGTAACAGAAAACGAAATATCAATTATGAATCTGAAGGTATTACCACAGATGTTCTCTCACAGGAAGATCTGGAATTCTGGAATGAAAACGGTTATGTGGTTCTAAAAAATGCTATTTCGGAGAAAGATTGTGAAGATACGCAACGTGCCATCTGGGATTTTCTTCAAATGGATCCTTTCAAAGAAGAAACCTGGTACGAAAGACACGAAGATCAAAAAGGCCTAATGCTAAATTTTTCAGATCATGAGACTTTAAACCGAAACCGATTTTCGACCAAAATTAAAAGAGCTTACGAGCAGCTGTACCACACAGACCAAATTTACAAAACGATCGATAAAGTAAGTTTCAACCCACCGGAAACCAAAGACTTTACCTTCTTGGGAAGTCCGCTTCACTGGGACATGAGTTTAAGGCAGCCCATTCAATTTGAAATACAGGGATTGCTCTACCTCACCGACTGCGGACCTGAAGATGGTGCTTTTCATTGTGTTCCTGGATTTCATAACAAAATAGACGACTGGTTAAACAACCTTGATCCGAATGTCAATCCCAGAGAAGAAGCAATAAAAACACTGAAGTCGGAGCCCGTGCTCGGAAAAGCGGGTGATTTTATCATCTGGAACAGTGCATTACCTCATTGTGCCACACCTAATAAGGGACAGAACCCACGCATGGTGCAGTATCTTACCTATTTACCAAACGATCACAATATTGCAGGAGAATGGATATAG
- a CDS encoding TonB-dependent receptor: MKNKNTNAPVQKTILTCLLVLYISFVQAQNSSDFNGFVYHAGNPLPKVLVTLESSGKSVLSDRTGYFSFSGVSNGTYNIRITTMGFKDYIRQIVLNGSAMKPLHINMELGIDLNEVSVKGRSKKSNPESLVNAQYSAMPVTIIDRKTIELMGSRRLDEVLKEQTGIAIVNNISGGARSVGVQMQGFGSEYIMVLIDGQPMVGRNNGNFDLSRISVSNIERIEIIKGASSSLYGSEALGGTINIITRHGVIDPQLQTSVSYGSLNILDATVEGETPFSQNKGTANIAANYYRTDGFNTNSKYIKGTTSPPYDNYSLQGRSRYQTGANSYLNLSGRYGLRRSFMQKDFGLGHISGDHQDEQDLNLSLSYDHRFNSNLRSITRYYLTHYTADMSVAWQQSNNAVSQDVFKQTLHRVEQQFSYSNNNSYQLVGGIGGSLENMNDKSLNGVNTLQTFFSYVQGEWSPVQKVKAVGGLRYDHTTNFGGRLNPSFGLQYFITPKLTFKTGIGTGFKAPDFKTNYLVFFNPNGNYLVIGNAVLAPTLQQLKEDGQISEIRQYVLNQTAGNLQAEKSTSYNAGLVLEPSKKFKIEGNLFYHKITNQINSIQVATGTNNQIIYTYQNLPKAVNKGFEIALKLSPIKNLEISAGYQYLIAKDLSIKDSISAGKWPYSQNIHDPVTGNSYKPRPSDYWGIENRSRHMANTSIFYRYNPWKLNANIRVNFRGKYPFGDRNGNQFIDQYDIFVKDYWLTNASIEKQLLKDHLSIRFTADNIFNYTDPLMPGQPGRIVLAGISYRFFKNQ, translated from the coding sequence ATGAAAAACAAAAACACCAACGCACCTGTCCAAAAAACAATACTTACTTGTTTGCTTGTTTTGTATATAAGTTTTGTTCAGGCTCAAAACAGTTCCGATTTTAACGGTTTTGTCTATCATGCCGGAAATCCGCTTCCAAAGGTTCTCGTAACACTGGAGTCTTCAGGCAAGTCAGTACTATCAGATCGTACGGGGTACTTTTCATTTAGCGGTGTATCAAATGGAACCTACAACATCAGAATTACCACCATGGGATTTAAAGATTACATCCGACAGATTGTTTTGAACGGCTCCGCTATGAAGCCACTGCACATTAATATGGAGCTGGGTATTGATCTGAATGAAGTAAGCGTAAAAGGCCGTTCCAAAAAGAGTAATCCCGAAAGTCTTGTCAATGCTCAGTATAGTGCGATGCCCGTAACCATAATTGATCGTAAAACCATAGAATTAATGGGCAGCCGAAGACTTGATGAGGTTTTAAAAGAGCAGACCGGAATTGCAATTGTAAACAATATTAGTGGCGGAGCGAGATCTGTAGGCGTTCAAATGCAGGGCTTTGGCAGCGAATATATTATGGTACTTATCGACGGTCAGCCTATGGTTGGACGCAACAATGGTAACTTCGATCTCTCCAGAATCAGTGTGTCTAACATTGAACGTATTGAGATCATAAAAGGAGCATCTTCCAGTCTTTACGGCAGTGAAGCATTGGGCGGTACCATTAATATTATTACCCGACACGGCGTAATTGATCCACAGCTACAGACTTCTGTAAGTTATGGTTCGTTGAACATTCTTGATGCCACTGTTGAAGGTGAAACTCCATTCTCGCAAAATAAAGGAACCGCCAATATAGCAGCAAATTATTATCGAACCGACGGTTTTAATACCAATTCAAAATACATTAAAGGCACCACTTCTCCACCCTACGATAATTATAGCTTACAGGGAAGATCGCGCTATCAAACCGGTGCTAACAGTTATTTAAATTTAAGTGGTCGTTACGGTCTGCGTCGTTCTTTTATGCAAAAGGATTTTGGTCTTGGACACATTTCCGGAGATCATCAGGACGAGCAGGATCTTAACCTTTCACTTTCGTACGATCACCGTTTCAATAGTAACTTAAGAAGCATTACACGATACTACCTCACTCATTATACTGCCGATATGAGTGTGGCCTGGCAGCAGAGCAATAATGCTGTTAGTCAGGATGTTTTTAAACAGACACTTCACCGCGTAGAACAGCAATTCTCCTACAGCAATAACAATTCGTACCAGCTTGTTGGCGGGATTGGCGGAAGTCTGGAGAATATGAACGATAAATCACTCAATGGTGTCAATACTCTACAGACTTTTTTCTCTTATGTTCAGGGCGAATGGTCACCTGTTCAGAAAGTAAAAGCTGTGGGTGGACTCCGTTACGATCACACTACCAATTTTGGAGGAAGACTCAATCCCAGTTTTGGATTACAATACTTCATTACCCCTAAACTGACTTTTAAAACGGGTATCGGAACAGGATTTAAAGCTCCTGATTTTAAAACCAATTATCTGGTGTTCTTTAATCCTAACGGAAATTATCTGGTTATTGGTAATGCGGTTCTCGCTCCTACACTACAGCAGTTAAAAGAGGACGGTCAGATTAGTGAAATCAGACAATATGTGCTCAATCAAACTGCCGGAAATCTTCAGGCCGAAAAGAGTACTTCCTATAATGCAGGATTAGTTTTAGAACCTTCCAAAAAGTTTAAAATAGAAGGAAATCTTTTTTATCATAAAATAACCAATCAAATCAATAGCATTCAGGTCGCTACAGGAACCAATAATCAAATTATTTATACGTATCAAAACCTGCCGAAAGCTGTTAACAAAGGATTTGAAATTGCTTTAAAACTCAGTCCGATAAAGAATCTGGAAATAAGTGCCGGTTATCAATATTTAATTGCTAAAGATCTTAGTATTAAAGACAGTATCAGTGCGGGTAAATGGCCTTATAGCCAAAACATACATGATCCTGTAACCGGTAATTCGTACAAACCCCGTCCGTCTGATTACTGGGGTATCGAAAATCGTTCCCGCCACATGGCCAACACCTCTATTTTCTATCGGTACAATCCGTGGAAACTTAATGCAAATATCAGGGTTAATTTTAGAGGCAAGTATCCTTTCGGAGATCGAAACGGCAATCAATTCATTGACCAATACGACATTTTTGTGAAGGATTATTGGCTTACGAATGCCAGTATAGAAAAACAACTGTTAAAAGACCATCTCAGTATCCGATTTACAGCTGATAATATTTTCAACTACACCGATCCGCTAATGCCCGGACAGCCAGGAAGAATAGTACTTGCTGGTATAAGCTATCGTTTCTTTAAAAATCAATAA
- a CDS encoding HmuY family protein, whose translation MITNNIFKKWPLLLLIVSMNFISCSSTDENPTASLVDGKSTVVSDLAGDTGASMSTDTKGKEKRSFHTFLFRFSDQKQIWLHTKADSLQFMKTNDWDIAFTGPYNSEVFINNTKYQYNPGYGGPAKNTAVILLKEAYKNVNQAPSDTDFNNSEVTKIGWSSSESSAGWFYYSLSSHIMQAIPDRTYVLRLPNGKYAKLQLINAYKGNPPAVTDLNWPAPYFTFKYFVQQDGSKNLNTN comes from the coding sequence ATGATAACAAATAATATATTCAAAAAATGGCCTTTACTGCTACTGATTGTAAGCATGAATTTTATTTCCTGCAGCAGTACTGACGAAAATCCAACAGCTAGTCTGGTAGATGGTAAAAGCACCGTAGTTTCAGATCTTGCCGGAGATACCGGAGCTTCTATGAGCACAGACACAAAAGGCAAAGAAAAAAGAAGTTTCCATACTTTTCTTTTTCGCTTCAGCGATCAGAAACAAATCTGGCTGCATACAAAAGCGGACTCACTTCAATTCATGAAAACAAACGACTGGGACATTGCTTTTACAGGGCCTTATAATAGTGAAGTTTTTATAAACAATACAAAATACCAATACAATCCCGGTTACGGTGGTCCGGCAAAAAACACAGCGGTAATACTATTGAAAGAGGCTTATAAAAATGTCAATCAGGCACCTTCAGATACTGATTTTAACAACAGTGAAGTTACTAAAATTGGATGGTCTTCCTCTGAAAGCTCTGCGGGTTGGTTTTATTACAGCTTAAGCAGTCATATCATGCAGGCTATTCCGGATCGAACTTACGTGCTGCGTCTGCCTAATGGAAAATATGCAAAACTACAACTCATAAATGCTTACAAAGGCAATCCCCCTGCTGTAACTGATTTAAACTGGCCTGCTCCTTATTTTACTTTCAAATACTTTGTACAGCAGGACGGAAGTAAAAATTTAAATACCAATTAA
- a CDS encoding HmuY family protein, with protein sequence MTKIKTLTQKMPGTLLVIFLLTVLFTACSADENKAADPKIEIPSTGLFYKVIQVKNYQGSTSDANPTAPSATLYYSLEENKAVEGSYKKTRKWDLAFGGLYASFLSGNNGSNSQNNGSLAGGVGGITIVAKPFNEVIDIPADSQFKTGIDLIGTDDAGSFGNGTGWYLYDFGGEVVSDGKNPQKAHVAYALGESLKIANGTVIPARTIILKTANGNYAKIKMISVYKDVYSAKDWFKDTPHMYYTFEYVMVPAGSTKFEIR encoded by the coding sequence ATGACAAAAATCAAAACCTTAACCCAAAAAATGCCCGGAACTCTACTGGTCATTTTTCTTCTAACCGTTTTGTTTACGGCCTGCTCAGCAGACGAAAATAAGGCAGCCGATCCGAAAATCGAAATTCCTTCAACCGGTTTATTCTATAAAGTAATACAGGTAAAAAACTACCAAGGGAGTACTTCTGATGCAAATCCTACTGCTCCTTCAGCAACACTTTACTACAGTCTTGAAGAAAATAAAGCTGTAGAGGGATCTTATAAAAAAACCCGCAAATGGGATCTGGCTTTTGGCGGACTTTACGCGAGCTTTTTATCCGGAAACAATGGCAGCAACTCACAAAACAACGGCTCTCTTGCGGGAGGTGTGGGTGGAATCACGATTGTAGCCAAACCTTTTAATGAAGTTATCGATATTCCTGCAGACAGTCAGTTTAAAACCGGAATTGACCTTATTGGTACTGATGATGCGGGCTCATTTGGAAACGGAACAGGATGGTACTTGTATGATTTTGGAGGTGAAGTGGTATCGGATGGGAAGAATCCTCAAAAAGCACACGTGGCTTATGCACTTGGGGAATCGCTTAAAATTGCAAACGGCACTGTAATTCCGGCCAGAACGATTATCCTGAAAACCGCTAACGGTAATTACGCAAAAATCAAAATGATATCTGTTTATAAAGATGTATACAGCGCTAAGGATTGGTTTAAAGACACTCCACACATGTATTACACTTTTGAATATGTAATGGTACCAGCGGGAAGTACCAAATTTGAAATCCGATAA
- a CDS encoding DUF5018 domain-containing protein, with amino-acid sequence MNIKITPLKTTLASSAFALLTLLTGCSSEEERWTDVKEAPITEIVTGLDAKRIISFRVTNPGTTQTIHSAVNNLKKTITVYLPSYYEYQYLEAAITLPANTTISPAAKELIPVFSKTPVTYTTKAADGTTAVYTVNVVIQQPKLVVNEVSSPTETFSIGTDSPLTVKGQNFLPSYEVTKVFVVDAQGNKKWQMKQYNEGLDIGSFYVMYVFADAANTTIPLQPDTDYWLMMESYNLSTTMKYPFRITN; translated from the coding sequence ATGAATATTAAAATTACCCCATTAAAAACAACCTTAGCTTCTTCAGCTTTTGCCCTACTAACTCTATTAACAGGATGCAGCAGTGAGGAAGAAAGATGGACAGATGTAAAAGAAGCACCCATTACAGAAATAGTTACCGGTCTGGATGCTAAAAGAATTATATCTTTTCGTGTAACCAATCCGGGCACCACTCAGACCATCCATAGCGCTGTAAATAATCTGAAGAAGACCATTACAGTTTACCTGCCTTCTTATTATGAGTATCAATATCTTGAAGCTGCCATAACATTACCGGCAAATACCACTATTTCTCCTGCCGCAAAAGAACTTATACCTGTTTTTAGCAAAACTCCGGTAACCTATACCACAAAAGCAGCAGACGGAACAACTGCCGTTTACACGGTGAACGTTGTCATACAACAGCCTAAATTAGTCGTAAATGAAGTATCAAGTCCAACTGAAACTTTCTCGATTGGTACCGATAGTCCGCTTACTGTAAAAGGTCAAAACTTCCTGCCGTCATATGAGGTGACAAAAGTGTTTGTGGTAGATGCACAAGGCAACAAAAAATGGCAGATGAAACAATACAATGAAGGTCTTGATATTGGAAGTTTTTATGTCATGTATGTTTTTGCAGATGCTGCCAATACAACAATACCTCTTCAACCGGATACCGATTACTGGTTAATGATGGAAAGTTACAATCTGTCAACTACCATGAAATATCCGTTCAGGATCACCAATTAA
- a CDS encoding YkgB family protein, giving the protein MKNTILNTIANLDQLGKKAVRAGIVIVFLWIGGLKFFTYEADGIVPFVANSPFMSFFYNQPTEYKEFVNKEGELVTENHEWQIANNTYGFANGLGILLIGIGILVAIHQWAPLASLIGSILVFILTIGTLSFLVTTPESWVPHLTDEQYGFPYLSGRGRLVLKDIVILGASLITMSESAALYLKRPS; this is encoded by the coding sequence ATGAAAAATACTATTTTGAATACAATTGCAAATTTAGATCAGTTAGGGAAAAAAGCAGTACGTGCCGGAATCGTAATTGTTTTTTTATGGATTGGCGGACTTAAGTTCTTTACCTACGAAGCAGACGGAATCGTACCTTTTGTAGCTAATAGCCCTTTTATGTCTTTCTTTTACAATCAGCCCACCGAGTACAAGGAATTTGTCAATAAAGAAGGGGAGCTGGTTACCGAAAACCACGAATGGCAGATCGCCAACAATACGTATGGATTTGCCAATGGACTTGGAATTTTGTTAATCGGAATAGGGATTCTGGTAGCGATTCATCAATGGGCACCTTTGGCAAGTCTGATCGGAAGTATATTGGTTTTTATACTGACTATAGGGACATTATCTTTTTTAGTAACTACACCCGAAAGCTGGGTCCCGCATTTAACAGATGAGCAATATGGCTTTCCTTATTTGTCAGGCAGAGGGCGTCTGGTTCTGAAAGACATTGTGATTTTGGGAGCTTCCTTAATTACGATGAGCGAATCGGCCGCATTGTATCTAAAGAGACCGTCTTAA
- a CDS encoding helix-turn-helix domain-containing protein, with protein sequence MNKVFSEQGTFLLGTDRSEHFVLNKPAQFSEYTVLLVREGEGIFHADFASFHFRGPVLLFSTPQQSIYIKEKKSLVYSVLQFHGDFYCIEYHRNEVACNGLLFNNIYLEPSIPLTVEQHQLYTQLMDQITDELKQKTPSEIVLRAYIQLFLAKSSSIKMNSIEKQELQKDEKMDQFRLLLEEHFLTLHKPSDYASLLAMTSNNFTKQCKKRFHKTPTQMIQERQILEAKKHLHLTRMSIKEIAFALKFQDEYYFSRVFKKRTNISPQTFRKTTGISIVADLSS encoded by the coding sequence ATGAATAAAGTATTCTCAGAACAGGGCACATTTTTATTAGGAACAGATCGATCAGAACATTTTGTTTTGAATAAACCTGCTCAGTTTAGCGAGTATACTGTTTTATTGGTTAGGGAAGGCGAGGGAATTTTTCATGCTGATTTTGCCTCTTTTCATTTTAGAGGTCCGGTTCTTTTGTTCTCAACACCTCAACAATCTATTTATATAAAAGAAAAGAAATCTCTTGTATATAGTGTTTTACAATTTCATGGGGATTTCTATTGCATTGAGTATCACAGAAATGAAGTTGCTTGTAATGGCTTACTTTTCAATAATATTTATTTAGAGCCTTCTATACCATTAACGGTTGAACAGCATCAATTATACACACAATTAATGGATCAGATTACGGATGAACTAAAGCAGAAAACTCCTTCCGAGATTGTATTGAGAGCTTATATTCAGTTGTTCTTAGCTAAATCGAGCAGTATCAAAATGAACAGCATCGAGAAGCAGGAACTTCAAAAGGATGAAAAAATGGATCAGTTTAGGCTACTTTTGGAGGAGCATTTTCTGACCCTTCACAAACCAAGTGATTATGCATCCTTATTAGCGATGACTTCTAATAATTTTACCAAGCAATGCAAGAAACGCTTCCACAAGACTCCAACGCAAATGATTCAGGAACGACAAATTCTTGAAGCTAAGAAACACCTGCACCTGACCAGAATGAGTATTAAAGAAATTGCTTTTGCTTTGAAATTTCAGGACGAATACTATTTTAGCAGGGTCTTTAAAAAAAGGACAAATATTTCTCCGCAAACCTTTAGAAAAACAACAGGAATCTCAATTGTGGCAGATTTGTCTAGTTAA
- a CDS encoding efflux RND transporter periplasmic adaptor subunit, translated as MNTTKNQFLLIVLSVLFLSSCGDKTKKETSKIKTLPVYKVTLQDTIVSNRFVADVHAKNNVEIHVRIPGLLDKVYVSEGQKVQKGQLLFKISDVELQIQLLKAQAVYKSTMADLRIATVELEQAQTLFNKKVIADKELELSKAKYEAASAKVAHAVAERKAINQQISFTTIRAPFDGTIDRIPFKEGSLVENGSLLTTVSQLDDIYAYFSIPENIYFQMMTDKSLNKPGGDIKLELPNGVVYNQKGELRTADGEIDRQTGSIQYKAKFHNPQGFIKHGTSGKLIISEPKKNVILIPQKAVFSIQDKQFVFLVNKEGIVKMTNISIGSTLDDVFILNKGLKSDDLIVQEGTQSLRDGDKINIQNASL; from the coding sequence ATGAACACTACAAAAAATCAATTCTTGTTAATTGTTTTATCTGTTTTATTTCTGAGCTCTTGTGGAGATAAAACCAAAAAAGAGACTTCGAAAATCAAAACACTGCCCGTCTACAAAGTCACCTTGCAGGACACGATCGTTTCTAACCGTTTTGTGGCTGATGTGCATGCCAAAAACAATGTAGAAATACATGTACGCATTCCCGGATTACTGGATAAGGTTTATGTGAGCGAAGGACAAAAGGTGCAAAAAGGACAACTACTCTTTAAAATCAGTGATGTCGAGCTGCAAATACAATTACTAAAAGCTCAGGCCGTCTACAAAAGTACCATGGCAGACCTCCGAATTGCTACAGTCGAGCTTGAGCAGGCACAAACCCTGTTTAACAAGAAAGTAATTGCCGATAAAGAACTGGAACTTTCTAAAGCTAAATATGAAGCCGCTTCTGCCAAAGTTGCCCATGCAGTTGCTGAACGAAAAGCAATTAATCAGCAGATTAGTTTCACCACTATCAGAGCTCCATTTGACGGAACGATCGATCGTATCCCATTCAAAGAAGGCAGTCTTGTAGAAAATGGCTCTCTACTGACAACGGTTTCTCAACTGGATGATATCTACGCTTATTTCTCGATCCCTGAAAACATCTATTTTCAAATGATGACCGACAAGAGTCTGAACAAACCAGGAGGCGACATTAAACTGGAATTACCAAATGGAGTCGTTTACAACCAAAAAGGCGAATTAAGGACTGCCGACGGTGAAATTGACCGACAAACGGGTTCTATTCAGTACAAAGCAAAGTTTCATAATCCGCAAGGTTTTATCAAACACGGAACATCGGGAAAACTAATTATATCAGAACCTAAAAAGAATGTGATTCTAATTCCACAAAAAGCTGTTTTTTCGATTCAGGACAAACAGTTTGTTTTTCTTGTCAACAAAGAAGGAATTGTAAAAATGACCAACATTAGTATTGGAAGTACGCTTGACGATGTGTTTATCCTCAACAAAGGATTAAAAAGTGATGACCTGATTGTACAAGAAGGAACTCAATCACTACGGGACGGTGACAAAATTAACATCCAAAACGCAAGCTTATAG